CTCATATTGTGAACTCATATTAGTCGAActgcaatttaaaaaaataaaataaaataaatcacaAAAGTTCTTCATAGgtgaattatatttatattcaatatttttaaaaaaattataattacttttttaacatttattttgattttatatttatttaaatctaTTTGTTCAGCTTTCTAAAGAGAGAAACACCCACAATTGAGCTTGAAACCATGTATCCACCATCTTTCTACATCTCTTGGAATCCGAAAAAGTTAGGAAGGCGTGTGCGGTAGCCTTcgtttaatttataatttaacatAATGTTGtcaaattattaattttaattGAGATTTAAATGCTATatcagatttttttaaaaataattaaataattttaagtgATATACTCACCATTACCCCGAAAATGCATgtattctctcttcttttttaaatataaatataataaaaataaaatttagtgAATTTTTATGATTTGCTTAATAAAATTATGGTCTAATAATTTTGTACGTATGTCTCCCCCGCCCAATCTTCCACTTGCCTTTGGTAACCGCCACATGATTGCATCTTTATCTGGGCCCCACGGAGATAAAAAGTGGTCTCCTGTTTTCCGTGCACCAGGTCCCTGTCCCAcctttatttaaaaaaagggaaaagagccatttagAAAGCCAAGAAAACAAGCCTcaaaagatccaactcaaaaggCCAGGTgtatgtgagagagagagaggaattcAAAACAGAAAAAACCAAAGCGATTTAAACTGGGCTGTTGCTATGTTTCATCATTTGGATTCCCTCCGCACTTTGGTCTCTTGATATCCTCAACTGGTTTTGGAGATTTCCTAAATTTTCTTGCTGTCTTTTTTATCGGCGGGGGGCGGAGACATGAAGAGGCCACCATCACCTCTTCTACTTCCATGCATTCTGGTCTACTCCTCCTTGCTCTTCCCAGCTGTAACCCATGGCAGAGGCTCCCCCATGCTCTCTCCCTTCATCTCCCCCCTTCACTCCCCTCAAATCCAACCCATTTCTGTACCTCCTTCATCTCTGGCACCATCTCCTATAGGGAATAATCTAGCAGGTGCTCGCTGATCTCTCTGTTTTTTCGCTGTTTTCTTTTGGgggattcaaaatttctaagcTTTCCACACTATCACATCTTGTGAATCTTTGCCTGTTTTtagtgtattttttttaaaattttcttgaagTTTTGGCATCATTTTGAACATGTCTTTTTGGGTAGCATGTTTGGCTGGTTTAGGGGAGAAAGGCCGCTCCTTTTTATTTTAATCCTGTGGAGCGTTGCAAAGATGGCTTTTTGATTCCATGGCTGCTCCACGAGCAACTTCTCTTTTAAGGCTAAAGAATGCCAGCAAGTTTAAGGGAAAAAAAGGCTGCTTGTTTTTTCTCTAAATCCAGTGTTTTTAGATCGTACTATTTCAAAGATCGCAGCTTTTTGGAAGCCATCAGGAAGGAACAGTTTTTCCCCCTTTGATCATCTTCTtaactgtttctttttttttttcatagtgACTTGTTTTgcattttgttttgattttctttttctttgaagctcTATATTTTCTCGAGTGATCCaagatttgtttttttaaagaTGAAAATAGAATAATCACATACTTCGGAAACAACAgcactttttttccttctttctcggAGCATTGCTGAAGTCCATCTATCATGTGATCTTCTGAATGCAGGGATGCAGATCATAGTACGTCACAACCATTTGCACAAAGAATTGATTATTGCAATCGTTCTGGCCTCTGTTGCCGTGGCTGCGATCATTGTATCAACATGTTGGGCCTGTCTCTTTTGGCGAAGAAATCGCCAAACTCTCGATTCAAAGAATATTCAAAGTTCAGGTTTATTCTCTTCTTGCCTTTCATTTGGATCTGCCGTCATGATTCTCCAAATTGTGCTTTTATGTTTCATTCGAACTTAACATGTCAAAAATATTAAACATTGTAGATGGTGCTAGAGGGCTCACACTAGGTCCAATCTTGAGCAAGTTTAATTCGTTGAAGATGACTGGCAAGAAAGGATTGTGGGCTATGGTTGAGTATTCATTGCTAGAATCGTCAACTAATAAATTCAGTGAGAGCAATATCTTGGGAGAAGGAGGATTTGGGTGTGTATATAAAGCTTGCTTTGAGGGGGGACTTCTTGCTGCAGTGAAGAAATTGGATGGTGGTGGCCAGGATTGTGAAAGAGAGTTTGAGGTGAGATCTGTAGATCCAAGTCATGCCTGTTTCTGTCTTCCCTGTGATTAATGTCATTGCTTTCaagttttcccttttcttatgaTCAGAATGAGCTGGATTTGCTCGGAAGAATCCGGCATCCAAATATAGTTTCCCTTTTGGGTTACTGTATTCATGGAGAAACAAGGCTTCTTGTTTATGACTTGATGCAAAATGGATCTCTGGAAACACAGTTGCATGGTATTCTTGTAGTTATCTTTCCCTTCTAGCGAAATGAAGCAAGAAAGCTTGAATTTTggcttattttctctttttactACTTTTGTAGGGCCATCTCATGGGTCAGCTTTAACTTGGCACATTCGCATGAAAATTGCACTTGATACAGCAAGGTTTACATGTTAAATGACTTTCACTTGTCCGGTTATGGTTTTTAGTTTTTAGTTTTAACAGTTATTTAGCTACTACAGTTGCCTCTTTTGCTGTTATAACTTTGATGCAACACAGAGGGTTGGAATATCTCCACGAGCACTGCAATCCACCTGTGATTCATAGAGATCTAAAATCATCCAATATACTTCTAGATTCAGAGTTTAATGCCAAGGTATCTGCAAAtattttttgtctttttatCGTTTTCAAATCAATGTTCTCCTCTTCCTTGGTTAGAAAGTCAAGTTCTCATTCTCTTTTCTTGAATTGCCTTTGGGTCCAGATTTCAGATTTTGGCCTTGCTGTGACTGGTGGAAACCATAACAAAGGCAGTGTCAAGCTTTCGGGCACTCTGGGTTATGTGGCTCCCGAGTACTTATTAGATGGTATACTAGATCCCTCTTATcctgtttctctctctctcctccgacCAATCTGAATTTaaattgttatatatatatatgcagcgCAGCTGGTTTTCTTTGGATTAAAGTCACATGTTTTATGCATTGCTGAATTTTCAGGCAAGCTTACTGAGAAAAGTGATGTTTATGCATTTGGAGTAGTTCTGCTAGAGCTTCTGATGGGAAGGAAACCGGTTGAAAAAATGGCACCATCTCAATGCCAATCTATTGTCACATGGGTATTGGGTTTAATGTTGCCTATCCCCAATTTTCAATTGGACCATTAAGTGTATCCGATCTCAAATATGAACGTAGCAATTTTTTGACATAGATTTTCTTGTCTGTAGGCCATGCCCCAGCTCACGGACAGAACAAAGCTTCCAAACATAGTGGACCCGGTGATTAGGAATACAATGGATTTGAAACACTTATACCAGGTTTGTTATCTGAACCTAGTCTTATTTATCTATGTAAGTACAAACTTCGGTCCTTGCCAACCAGAACGATCACGTCATTGTGCAGGTTGCTGCCGTTGCCGTGCTGTGTGTCCAGCCAGAACCAAGTTATAGGCCATTGATAACTGATGTACTTCACTCGCTCGTTCCTCTGGTGCCCACAGAACTTGGAGGGACATTGAGAATTGCAGAGCCATCTCCTCGTGCAAGCCATAAGTCTTCTTCTCACTAAGCATACACGTGGGTGACATACTTGATGAGTGTTGCAAGCCTGCAAGGAGTACCGAGGTCTACAATTATTGACGCGTAGGTTAATTTACTCATATCTGCCCCATTTCTTGCCTACAATATGGCCCTAGTCATTTGCAGCCACTTCTTCCATT
This portion of the Phoenix dactylifera cultivar Barhee BC4 unplaced genomic scaffold, palm_55x_up_171113_PBpolish2nd_filt_p 000490F, whole genome shotgun sequence genome encodes:
- the LOC120106206 gene encoding probable receptor-like protein kinase At1g80640 isoform X2; amino-acid sequence: MKRPPSPLLLPCILVYSSLLFPAVTHGRGSPMLSPFISPLHSPQIQPISVPPSSLAPSPIGNNLAGMQIIVRHNHLHKELIIAIVLASVAVAAIIVSTCWACLFWRRNRQTLDSKNIQNGARGLTLGPILSKFNSLKMTGKKGLWAMVEYSLLESSTNKFSESNILGEGGFGCVYKACFEGGLLAAVKKLDGGGQDCEREFENELDLLGRIRHPNIVSLLGYCIHGETRLLVYDLMQNGSLETQLHGPSHGSALTWHIRMKIALDTARGLEYLHEHCNPPVIHRDLKSSNILLDSEFNAKISDFGLAVTGGNHNKGSVKLSGTLGYVAPEYLLDGKLTEKSDVYAFGVVLLELLMGRKPVEKMAPSQCQSIVTWAMPQLTDRTKLPNIVDPVIRNTMDLKHLYQVAAVAVLCVQPEPSYRPLITDVLHSLVPLVPTELGGTLRIAEPSPRASHKSSSH
- the LOC120106206 gene encoding probable receptor-like protein kinase At1g80640 isoform X1, encoding MKRPPSPLLLPCILVYSSLLFPAVTHGRGSPMLSPFISPLHSPQIQPISVPPSSLAPSPIGNNLAGMQIIVRHNHLHKELIIAIVLASVAVAAIIVSTCWACLFWRRNRQTLDSKNIQSSDGARGLTLGPILSKFNSLKMTGKKGLWAMVEYSLLESSTNKFSESNILGEGGFGCVYKACFEGGLLAAVKKLDGGGQDCEREFENELDLLGRIRHPNIVSLLGYCIHGETRLLVYDLMQNGSLETQLHGPSHGSALTWHIRMKIALDTARGLEYLHEHCNPPVIHRDLKSSNILLDSEFNAKISDFGLAVTGGNHNKGSVKLSGTLGYVAPEYLLDGKLTEKSDVYAFGVVLLELLMGRKPVEKMAPSQCQSIVTWAMPQLTDRTKLPNIVDPVIRNTMDLKHLYQVAAVAVLCVQPEPSYRPLITDVLHSLVPLVPTELGGTLRIAEPSPRASHKSSSH